One genomic segment of Sminthopsis crassicaudata isolate SCR6 chromosome 2, ASM4859323v1, whole genome shotgun sequence includes these proteins:
- the IRF9 gene encoding interferon regulatory factor 9 isoform X1: MASGRARYTRKLRNWIVEQVESGKFSGVCWEDAGKTMFRIPWKHAGKQDFREEQDAALFKAWAIFKGKYREGDQADPAAWKTRLRCALNKSPEFEEVPEQGHMEGSEPYKVYRLLPPGTLPGDYCPPCSLAPILGSSVRDPSLTPSPGPDSFGASTAPQRTQKLQLKRNHSLLSSEEDNVENKRSCILIEPSLKNSPGIMVPSEGPSSSFQHMDDSGIGSSSNSPESCEDDPEILQFLPLSDADYSLLLTFHYSGHLVGKTEVNSPDFRLVAKSSGSQSTMEQVVLPSASVLSESTLQVSTEHLLNLFDRGILVASNARGLFVQRLCTIPISWTGPCTPAGPGPHLLQDKICVEVFNPTKFFQDLSRYHKGLAPPPEFQVTLNFLDEHCGSEYTNKNLITVQMEQAFVRNLQKIGLV; encoded by the exons ATGGCATCTGGCCGGGCTAGATATACGCGAAAACTTCGGAACTGGATTGTGGAGCAGGTGGAAAGTGGGAAGTTCTCCGGAGTCTGCTGGGAAGATGCAGGCAAGACCATGTTCCGCATCCCCTGGAAGCACGCAGGCAAACAGGATTTCAGAGAAGAACAAGATGCTGCCCTCTTCAAG gCATGGGCAATATTCAAAGGGAAATATCGAGAAGGAGACCAAGCAGACCCTGCGGCTTGGAAGACCCGCCTTCGGTGTGCCCTCAACAAGAGCCCTGAATTCGAGGAGGTCCCAGAGCAAGGCCACATGGAGGGGTCTGAGCCCTACAAGGTGTACCGGCTCCTGCCTCCTGGCACTCTTCCTGGTGACTACTGCCCCCCATGCTCCCTAGCTCCCATTCTTGGAAGCAGTGTAagag ATCCATCCTTAACTCCCTCTCCAGGTCCTGACTCCTTCGGGGCTTCCACAGCCCCACAAAGGACCCAGAAACTTCAGCTAAAGAGAAACCACAGTTTATTGTCctcagaagaagataatgtaGAGAATAAACGGAGTTGTATCCTTATTGAGCCCTCTCTGAAAAACTCCCCTGGAATCATG GTACCAAGTGAGGGACCCAGCAGCAGCTTTCAGCATATGGACGATTCTGGTATTGGGAGCAGCAGCAACAGTCCTGAGTCCTGTGAAG ATGATCCAGAAATTCTccagtttcttcctctttcagATGCAG aTTACTCCCTTTTGCTCACCTTCCACTACAGTGGGCATTTGGTCGGAAAAACTGAGGTGAATAGCCCAGACTTCCGACTTGTAGCCAAATCTTCAGGATCCCAGAGTACCATGGAGCAGGTGGTGCTCCCTTCTGCCAGTGTATTGTCTGAATCAACCCTCCAAGTGTCCACAGAGCACCTCCTGAACCTCTTTGATCGTGGCATCTTAGTAGCTAGCAATGCTCGTGGTCTCTTCGTGCAGCGCCTCTGTACCATCCCCATTTCCTGGACTGGGCCCTGTACTCCAGCTGGGCCTGGACCCCATCTTCTACAGGACAAAATATGCGTAGAAGTCTTTAATCCTACCAAATTTTTCCAAG aCCTATCTCGATACCACAAAGGCCTGGCCCCACCTCCTGAGTTCCAGGTGACCCTCAATTTTTTGGATGAGCACTGTGGTTCTGAATATACTAATAAGAATCTCATCACAGTCCAG ATGGAGCAGGCCTTTGTCCGAAACCTACAGAAAATTGGACTTGTATAA
- the IRF9 gene encoding interferon regulatory factor 9 isoform X2: MASGRARYTRKLRNWIVEQVESGKFSGVCWEDAGKTMFRIPWKHAGKQDFREEQDAALFKAWAIFKGKYREGDQADPAAWKTRLRCALNKSPEFEEVPEQGHMEGSEPYKVYRLLPPGTLPGDYCPPCSLAPILGSSVRGPDSFGASTAPQRTQKLQLKRNHSLLSSEEDNVENKRSCILIEPSLKNSPGIMVPSEGPSSSFQHMDDSGIGSSSNSPESCEDDPEILQFLPLSDADYSLLLTFHYSGHLVGKTEVNSPDFRLVAKSSGSQSTMEQVVLPSASVLSESTLQVSTEHLLNLFDRGILVASNARGLFVQRLCTIPISWTGPCTPAGPGPHLLQDKICVEVFNPTKFFQDLSRYHKGLAPPPEFQVTLNFLDEHCGSEYTNKNLITVQMEQAFVRNLQKIGLV, translated from the exons ATGGCATCTGGCCGGGCTAGATATACGCGAAAACTTCGGAACTGGATTGTGGAGCAGGTGGAAAGTGGGAAGTTCTCCGGAGTCTGCTGGGAAGATGCAGGCAAGACCATGTTCCGCATCCCCTGGAAGCACGCAGGCAAACAGGATTTCAGAGAAGAACAAGATGCTGCCCTCTTCAAG gCATGGGCAATATTCAAAGGGAAATATCGAGAAGGAGACCAAGCAGACCCTGCGGCTTGGAAGACCCGCCTTCGGTGTGCCCTCAACAAGAGCCCTGAATTCGAGGAGGTCCCAGAGCAAGGCCACATGGAGGGGTCTGAGCCCTACAAGGTGTACCGGCTCCTGCCTCCTGGCACTCTTCCTGGTGACTACTGCCCCCCATGCTCCCTAGCTCCCATTCTTGGAAGCAGTGTAagag GTCCTGACTCCTTCGGGGCTTCCACAGCCCCACAAAGGACCCAGAAACTTCAGCTAAAGAGAAACCACAGTTTATTGTCctcagaagaagataatgtaGAGAATAAACGGAGTTGTATCCTTATTGAGCCCTCTCTGAAAAACTCCCCTGGAATCATG GTACCAAGTGAGGGACCCAGCAGCAGCTTTCAGCATATGGACGATTCTGGTATTGGGAGCAGCAGCAACAGTCCTGAGTCCTGTGAAG ATGATCCAGAAATTCTccagtttcttcctctttcagATGCAG aTTACTCCCTTTTGCTCACCTTCCACTACAGTGGGCATTTGGTCGGAAAAACTGAGGTGAATAGCCCAGACTTCCGACTTGTAGCCAAATCTTCAGGATCCCAGAGTACCATGGAGCAGGTGGTGCTCCCTTCTGCCAGTGTATTGTCTGAATCAACCCTCCAAGTGTCCACAGAGCACCTCCTGAACCTCTTTGATCGTGGCATCTTAGTAGCTAGCAATGCTCGTGGTCTCTTCGTGCAGCGCCTCTGTACCATCCCCATTTCCTGGACTGGGCCCTGTACTCCAGCTGGGCCTGGACCCCATCTTCTACAGGACAAAATATGCGTAGAAGTCTTTAATCCTACCAAATTTTTCCAAG aCCTATCTCGATACCACAAAGGCCTGGCCCCACCTCCTGAGTTCCAGGTGACCCTCAATTTTTTGGATGAGCACTGTGGTTCTGAATATACTAATAAGAATCTCATCACAGTCCAG ATGGAGCAGGCCTTTGTCCGAAACCTACAGAAAATTGGACTTGTATAA
- the IRF9 gene encoding interferon regulatory factor 9 isoform X3, whose translation MASGRARYTRKLRNWIVEQVESGKFSGVCWEDAGKTMFRIPWKHAGKQDFREEQDAALFKAWAIFKGKYREGDQADPAAWKTRLRCALNKSPEFEEVPEQGHMEGSEPYKVYRLLPPGTLPDPSLTPSPGPDSFGASTAPQRTQKLQLKRNHSLLSSEEDNVENKRSCILIEPSLKNSPGIMVPSEGPSSSFQHMDDSGIGSSSNSPESCEDDPEILQFLPLSDADYSLLLTFHYSGHLVGKTEVNSPDFRLVAKSSGSQSTMEQVVLPSASVLSESTLQVSTEHLLNLFDRGILVASNARGLFVQRLCTIPISWTGPCTPAGPGPHLLQDKICVEVFNPTKFFQDLSRYHKGLAPPPEFQVTLNFLDEHCGSEYTNKNLITVQMEQAFVRNLQKIGLV comes from the exons ATGGCATCTGGCCGGGCTAGATATACGCGAAAACTTCGGAACTGGATTGTGGAGCAGGTGGAAAGTGGGAAGTTCTCCGGAGTCTGCTGGGAAGATGCAGGCAAGACCATGTTCCGCATCCCCTGGAAGCACGCAGGCAAACAGGATTTCAGAGAAGAACAAGATGCTGCCCTCTTCAAG gCATGGGCAATATTCAAAGGGAAATATCGAGAAGGAGACCAAGCAGACCCTGCGGCTTGGAAGACCCGCCTTCGGTGTGCCCTCAACAAGAGCCCTGAATTCGAGGAGGTCCCAGAGCAAGGCCACATGGAGGGGTCTGAGCCCTACAAGGTGTACCGGCTCCTGCCTCCTGGCACTCTTCCTG ATCCATCCTTAACTCCCTCTCCAGGTCCTGACTCCTTCGGGGCTTCCACAGCCCCACAAAGGACCCAGAAACTTCAGCTAAAGAGAAACCACAGTTTATTGTCctcagaagaagataatgtaGAGAATAAACGGAGTTGTATCCTTATTGAGCCCTCTCTGAAAAACTCCCCTGGAATCATG GTACCAAGTGAGGGACCCAGCAGCAGCTTTCAGCATATGGACGATTCTGGTATTGGGAGCAGCAGCAACAGTCCTGAGTCCTGTGAAG ATGATCCAGAAATTCTccagtttcttcctctttcagATGCAG aTTACTCCCTTTTGCTCACCTTCCACTACAGTGGGCATTTGGTCGGAAAAACTGAGGTGAATAGCCCAGACTTCCGACTTGTAGCCAAATCTTCAGGATCCCAGAGTACCATGGAGCAGGTGGTGCTCCCTTCTGCCAGTGTATTGTCTGAATCAACCCTCCAAGTGTCCACAGAGCACCTCCTGAACCTCTTTGATCGTGGCATCTTAGTAGCTAGCAATGCTCGTGGTCTCTTCGTGCAGCGCCTCTGTACCATCCCCATTTCCTGGACTGGGCCCTGTACTCCAGCTGGGCCTGGACCCCATCTTCTACAGGACAAAATATGCGTAGAAGTCTTTAATCCTACCAAATTTTTCCAAG aCCTATCTCGATACCACAAAGGCCTGGCCCCACCTCCTGAGTTCCAGGTGACCCTCAATTTTTTGGATGAGCACTGTGGTTCTGAATATACTAATAAGAATCTCATCACAGTCCAG ATGGAGCAGGCCTTTGTCCGAAACCTACAGAAAATTGGACTTGTATAA
- the IRF9 gene encoding interferon regulatory factor 9 isoform X4 has product MASGRARYTRKLRNWIVEQVESGKFSGVCWEDAGKTMFRIPWKHAGKQDFREEQDAALFKAWAIFKGKYREGDQADPAAWKTRLRCALNKSPEFEEVPEQGHMEGSEPYKVYRLLPPGTLPGPDSFGASTAPQRTQKLQLKRNHSLLSSEEDNVENKRSCILIEPSLKNSPGIMVPSEGPSSSFQHMDDSGIGSSSNSPESCEDDPEILQFLPLSDADYSLLLTFHYSGHLVGKTEVNSPDFRLVAKSSGSQSTMEQVVLPSASVLSESTLQVSTEHLLNLFDRGILVASNARGLFVQRLCTIPISWTGPCTPAGPGPHLLQDKICVEVFNPTKFFQDLSRYHKGLAPPPEFQVTLNFLDEHCGSEYTNKNLITVQMEQAFVRNLQKIGLV; this is encoded by the exons ATGGCATCTGGCCGGGCTAGATATACGCGAAAACTTCGGAACTGGATTGTGGAGCAGGTGGAAAGTGGGAAGTTCTCCGGAGTCTGCTGGGAAGATGCAGGCAAGACCATGTTCCGCATCCCCTGGAAGCACGCAGGCAAACAGGATTTCAGAGAAGAACAAGATGCTGCCCTCTTCAAG gCATGGGCAATATTCAAAGGGAAATATCGAGAAGGAGACCAAGCAGACCCTGCGGCTTGGAAGACCCGCCTTCGGTGTGCCCTCAACAAGAGCCCTGAATTCGAGGAGGTCCCAGAGCAAGGCCACATGGAGGGGTCTGAGCCCTACAAGGTGTACCGGCTCCTGCCTCCTGGCACTCTTCCTG GTCCTGACTCCTTCGGGGCTTCCACAGCCCCACAAAGGACCCAGAAACTTCAGCTAAAGAGAAACCACAGTTTATTGTCctcagaagaagataatgtaGAGAATAAACGGAGTTGTATCCTTATTGAGCCCTCTCTGAAAAACTCCCCTGGAATCATG GTACCAAGTGAGGGACCCAGCAGCAGCTTTCAGCATATGGACGATTCTGGTATTGGGAGCAGCAGCAACAGTCCTGAGTCCTGTGAAG ATGATCCAGAAATTCTccagtttcttcctctttcagATGCAG aTTACTCCCTTTTGCTCACCTTCCACTACAGTGGGCATTTGGTCGGAAAAACTGAGGTGAATAGCCCAGACTTCCGACTTGTAGCCAAATCTTCAGGATCCCAGAGTACCATGGAGCAGGTGGTGCTCCCTTCTGCCAGTGTATTGTCTGAATCAACCCTCCAAGTGTCCACAGAGCACCTCCTGAACCTCTTTGATCGTGGCATCTTAGTAGCTAGCAATGCTCGTGGTCTCTTCGTGCAGCGCCTCTGTACCATCCCCATTTCCTGGACTGGGCCCTGTACTCCAGCTGGGCCTGGACCCCATCTTCTACAGGACAAAATATGCGTAGAAGTCTTTAATCCTACCAAATTTTTCCAAG aCCTATCTCGATACCACAAAGGCCTGGCCCCACCTCCTGAGTTCCAGGTGACCCTCAATTTTTTGGATGAGCACTGTGGTTCTGAATATACTAATAAGAATCTCATCACAGTCCAG ATGGAGCAGGCCTTTGTCCGAAACCTACAGAAAATTGGACTTGTATAA
- the REC8 gene encoding meiotic recombination protein REC8 homolog isoform X2 — protein sequence MFYYPNVLQRHSGCFATIWLAATGGMRLVKREYLKVDVVQTCEKILQYILVQVQSSLPGVPRPRFSLYLSAQLQFGVIRVYFRQCQYLVEDIQHILERLHRAQQQIRIDMVDLDVPALLLPDPLITMETLEDAPDPFFGVMTIDPNLPSPLDIPQVRQLLEAPTPERVSKETPPQIYRQPRKLDTSPITVLLPETITLQEAEPIHVLHIEGEQDLPEISHHDLDLLMAAEDEAILSEEKAKIYPPQEQLETRISHVPDAGESVEVSRVPEQEITPRVSPPPQASLASRIQEVAEPLLEKELVPEESESLIAEAGPPHSEEIPTTELLPPGMPRPLGPPVHVPSSPELILPELSASPQPPPSRRRPRLQLYDEETQITREEFQKQVLQTQAHTRACPMVQPSSQMKSPSELLRTPVYPGWLHPELLSLWTRCARVPPKELQYRPPQEPESLIEQLEERRKAETISEIEILRDIQEPSGPLLPSSELSLETTEEERSRLSFIPPEERWGLGEVEVEAPVLPVVPELPEVPELPLQLAPDAQLLSPEALQKVITVELQASGQIDFNNLIPPFAPRLVAARAFYLLLVLSTQQVVYVEQEEPYGSLLIRPGPGNHRH from the exons ATGTTCTACTACCCCAACGTGCTTCAACGCCACAGTGGCTGCTTTGCCACGATCTG GCTGGCAGCAACAGGCGGCATGAGGCTAGTGAAACGTGAGTACCTGAAGGTGGACGTGGTGCAGACATG TGAGAAGATCCTGCAGTATATTCTGGTGCAAGTGCAGTCATCTTTGCCAGGTGTCCCCAGGCCCCGCTTCTCCCTTTACCTCTCTGCCCAGCTGCAGTTCGGTGTTATTCGTGTCTATTTCCGCCAGTGCCAGTACCTTGTGG AGGATATCCAGCATATCCTGGAGCGCCTACACCGAGCCCAGCAGCAGATCCGTATTGACATGGTGGATCTCGATGT ACCCGCTCTCCTACTACCTGACCCCCTGATCACAATGGAGACCTTGGAAGATGCCCCTGACCCCTTCTTTGGAGTGATGACCATTGACCCTAACCTTCCTAGTCCCCTGGATATCCCCCAG GTTCGACAACTCTTGGAAGCCCCAACCCCTGAGAGGGTTTCTAAAGAGACTCCTCCTCAGATCTACCGCCAACCCAGGAAGCTAG ACACATCCCCCATCACTGTCCTGCTTCCTGAAACCATCACCCTTCAGGAGGCAGAGCCAATCCACGTGCTGCACATTGAG GGTGAACAGGACCTGCCAGAAATCTCCCATCATGACCTGGACCTGCTGATGGCTGCAGAGGATGAAGCTATTTTGTCTGAGGAAAAGGCCAAGATCTACCCTCCCCAGGAGCAGCTTGAGACCAGAATATCTCATGTCCCGGATG CTGGAGAGTCGGTGGAAGTTTCCCGGGTCCCTGAGCAGGAAATCACTCCTAGGGTGTCACCCCCACCTCAAGCGAG CCTTGCCTCCAGGATCCAGGAAGTGGCAGAGCCCCTTTTAGAGAAGGAACTAGTCCCTGAAGAATCTGAGTCACTGATTGCAGAAGCTGGTCCTCCACACTCGG AAGAGATCCCAACTACAGAACTGCTTCCACCTGGGATGCCCCGCCCTTTGGGGCCTCCAGTTCATGTCCCCAGCAGCCCTGAA TTGATTCTCCCCGAGCTGTCCGCATCACCTCAGCCTCCACCCTCCCGCCGCCGGCCCCGGTTGCAGCTGTACGATGAGGAGACCCAGATTACTCGAGAGGAATTCCAAAAACAAGTTCTACAGACCCAGGCCCACACCAGGGCTTGT CCAATGGTCCAGCCTTCCAGTCAGATGAAGAGTCCATCAGAGCTGTTAAGAACTCCAGTTTACC CTGGATGGCTACACCCAGAACTACTTAGTCTCTGGACTCGCTGTGCCCGGGTCCCCCCAAAGGAGCTCCAATATCGGCCACCCCAAGAGCCCGAGTCTCTAATTGAGCAGTTAGAGGAAAGGCGAAAGGCTGAGACTATCAGTGAAATTGAG ATTCTTCGAGATATCCAAGAGCCCAGTGGTCCCCTACTACCGTCTTCAG AACTCTCCTTGGAGACTACTGAGGAAGAACGATCCCGTCTCAGTTTCATTCCTCCTGAAGAGAGATG GGGCTTAGGTGAGGTGGAAGTGGAGGCGCCTGTGCTGCCTGTGGTCCCTGAACTACCAGAAGTGCCTGAACTCCCCTTGCAGCTGGCCCCAGATGCGCAACTTCTCTCTCCAGAGGCCTTGCAAAA GGTTATCACAGTGGAGTTACAGGCTTCTGGACAAATAGACTTCAACAACCTCATTCCTCCCTTTGCCCCTCGTTTGGTAGCTGCTAGGGCCTTCTACTTGCTTCTTG TGCTGTCTACGCAGCAAGTTGTGTATGTGGAGCAAGAGGAGCCCTATGGCAGCCTCCTCATCCGGCCAGGGCCTGGGAACCACCGCCATTAG
- the REC8 gene encoding meiotic recombination protein REC8 homolog isoform X3 produces MFYYPNVLQRHSGCFATIWLAATGGMRLVKREYLKVDVVQTCEKILQYILVQVQSSLPGVPRPRFSLYLSAQLQFGVIRVYFRQCQYLVEDIQHILERLHRAQQQIRIDMVDLDVPALLLPDPLITMETLEDAPDPFFGVMTIDPNLPSPLDIPQVRQLLEAPTPERVSKETPPQIYRQPRKLDTSPITVLLPETITLQEAEPIHVLHIEGEQDLPEISHHDLDLLMAAEDEAILSEEKAKIYPPQEQLETRISHVPDAGESVEVSRVPEQEITPRVSPPPQARIQEVAEPLLEKELVPEESESLIAEAGPPHSEEIPTTELLPPGMPRPLGPPVHVPSSPELILPELSASPQPPPSRRRPRLQLYDEETQITREEFQKQVLQTQAHTRACPMVQPSSQMKSPSELLRTPVYPGWLHPELLSLWTRCARVPPKELQYRPPQEPESLIEQLEERRKAETISEIEILRDIQEPSGPLLPSSELSLETTEEERSRLSFIPPEERWGLGEVEVEAPVLPVVPELPEVPELPLQLAPDAQLLSPEALQKVITVELQASGQIDFNNLIPPFAPRLVAARAFYLLLVLSTQQVVYVEQEEPYGSLLIRPGPGNHRH; encoded by the exons ATGTTCTACTACCCCAACGTGCTTCAACGCCACAGTGGCTGCTTTGCCACGATCTG GCTGGCAGCAACAGGCGGCATGAGGCTAGTGAAACGTGAGTACCTGAAGGTGGACGTGGTGCAGACATG TGAGAAGATCCTGCAGTATATTCTGGTGCAAGTGCAGTCATCTTTGCCAGGTGTCCCCAGGCCCCGCTTCTCCCTTTACCTCTCTGCCCAGCTGCAGTTCGGTGTTATTCGTGTCTATTTCCGCCAGTGCCAGTACCTTGTGG AGGATATCCAGCATATCCTGGAGCGCCTACACCGAGCCCAGCAGCAGATCCGTATTGACATGGTGGATCTCGATGT ACCCGCTCTCCTACTACCTGACCCCCTGATCACAATGGAGACCTTGGAAGATGCCCCTGACCCCTTCTTTGGAGTGATGACCATTGACCCTAACCTTCCTAGTCCCCTGGATATCCCCCAG GTTCGACAACTCTTGGAAGCCCCAACCCCTGAGAGGGTTTCTAAAGAGACTCCTCCTCAGATCTACCGCCAACCCAGGAAGCTAG ACACATCCCCCATCACTGTCCTGCTTCCTGAAACCATCACCCTTCAGGAGGCAGAGCCAATCCACGTGCTGCACATTGAG GGTGAACAGGACCTGCCAGAAATCTCCCATCATGACCTGGACCTGCTGATGGCTGCAGAGGATGAAGCTATTTTGTCTGAGGAAAAGGCCAAGATCTACCCTCCCCAGGAGCAGCTTGAGACCAGAATATCTCATGTCCCGGATG CTGGAGAGTCGGTGGAAGTTTCCCGGGTCCCTGAGCAGGAAATCACTCCTAGGGTGTCACCCCCACCTCAAGCGAG GATCCAGGAAGTGGCAGAGCCCCTTTTAGAGAAGGAACTAGTCCCTGAAGAATCTGAGTCACTGATTGCAGAAGCTGGTCCTCCACACTCGG AAGAGATCCCAACTACAGAACTGCTTCCACCTGGGATGCCCCGCCCTTTGGGGCCTCCAGTTCATGTCCCCAGCAGCCCTGAA TTGATTCTCCCCGAGCTGTCCGCATCACCTCAGCCTCCACCCTCCCGCCGCCGGCCCCGGTTGCAGCTGTACGATGAGGAGACCCAGATTACTCGAGAGGAATTCCAAAAACAAGTTCTACAGACCCAGGCCCACACCAGGGCTTGT CCAATGGTCCAGCCTTCCAGTCAGATGAAGAGTCCATCAGAGCTGTTAAGAACTCCAGTTTACC CTGGATGGCTACACCCAGAACTACTTAGTCTCTGGACTCGCTGTGCCCGGGTCCCCCCAAAGGAGCTCCAATATCGGCCACCCCAAGAGCCCGAGTCTCTAATTGAGCAGTTAGAGGAAAGGCGAAAGGCTGAGACTATCAGTGAAATTGAG ATTCTTCGAGATATCCAAGAGCCCAGTGGTCCCCTACTACCGTCTTCAG AACTCTCCTTGGAGACTACTGAGGAAGAACGATCCCGTCTCAGTTTCATTCCTCCTGAAGAGAGATG GGGCTTAGGTGAGGTGGAAGTGGAGGCGCCTGTGCTGCCTGTGGTCCCTGAACTACCAGAAGTGCCTGAACTCCCCTTGCAGCTGGCCCCAGATGCGCAACTTCTCTCTCCAGAGGCCTTGCAAAA GGTTATCACAGTGGAGTTACAGGCTTCTGGACAAATAGACTTCAACAACCTCATTCCTCCCTTTGCCCCTCGTTTGGTAGCTGCTAGGGCCTTCTACTTGCTTCTTG TGCTGTCTACGCAGCAAGTTGTGTATGTGGAGCAAGAGGAGCCCTATGGCAGCCTCCTCATCCGGCCAGGGCCTGGGAACCACCGCCATTAG
- the REC8 gene encoding meiotic recombination protein REC8 homolog isoform X1, producing MCLCSWSDMLGMVKVTDPSLLLLSTPRLAATGGMRLVKREYLKVDVVQTCEKILQYILVQVQSSLPGVPRPRFSLYLSAQLQFGVIRVYFRQCQYLVEDIQHILERLHRAQQQIRIDMVDLDVPALLLPDPLITMETLEDAPDPFFGVMTIDPNLPSPLDIPQVRQLLEAPTPERVSKETPPQIYRQPRKLDTSPITVLLPETITLQEAEPIHVLHIEGEQDLPEISHHDLDLLMAAEDEAILSEEKAKIYPPQEQLETRISHVPDAGESVEVSRVPEQEITPRVSPPPQARIQEVAEPLLEKELVPEESESLIAEAGPPHSEEIPTTELLPPGMPRPLGPPVHVPSSPELILPELSASPQPPPSRRRPRLQLYDEETQITREEFQKQVLQTQAHTRACPMVQPSSQMKSPSELLRTPVYPGWLHPELLSLWTRCARVPPKELQYRPPQEPESLIEQLEERRKAETISEIEILRDIQEPSGPLLPSSELSLETTEEERSRLSFIPPEERWGLGEVEVEAPVLPVVPELPEVPELPLQLAPDAQLLSPEALQKVITVELQASGQIDFNNLIPPFAPRLVAARAFYLLLVLSTQQVVYVEQEEPYGSLLIRPGPGNHRH from the exons ATGTGCTTGTGCTCTTGGAGTGACATGTTAGGAATGGTAAAGGTGACTGATCCTTCTCTTCTACTCCTGTCAACTCCTAGGCTGGCAGCAACAGGCGGCATGAGGCTAGTGAAACGTGAGTACCTGAAGGTGGACGTGGTGCAGACATG TGAGAAGATCCTGCAGTATATTCTGGTGCAAGTGCAGTCATCTTTGCCAGGTGTCCCCAGGCCCCGCTTCTCCCTTTACCTCTCTGCCCAGCTGCAGTTCGGTGTTATTCGTGTCTATTTCCGCCAGTGCCAGTACCTTGTGG AGGATATCCAGCATATCCTGGAGCGCCTACACCGAGCCCAGCAGCAGATCCGTATTGACATGGTGGATCTCGATGT ACCCGCTCTCCTACTACCTGACCCCCTGATCACAATGGAGACCTTGGAAGATGCCCCTGACCCCTTCTTTGGAGTGATGACCATTGACCCTAACCTTCCTAGTCCCCTGGATATCCCCCAG GTTCGACAACTCTTGGAAGCCCCAACCCCTGAGAGGGTTTCTAAAGAGACTCCTCCTCAGATCTACCGCCAACCCAGGAAGCTAG ACACATCCCCCATCACTGTCCTGCTTCCTGAAACCATCACCCTTCAGGAGGCAGAGCCAATCCACGTGCTGCACATTGAG GGTGAACAGGACCTGCCAGAAATCTCCCATCATGACCTGGACCTGCTGATGGCTGCAGAGGATGAAGCTATTTTGTCTGAGGAAAAGGCCAAGATCTACCCTCCCCAGGAGCAGCTTGAGACCAGAATATCTCATGTCCCGGATG CTGGAGAGTCGGTGGAAGTTTCCCGGGTCCCTGAGCAGGAAATCACTCCTAGGGTGTCACCCCCACCTCAAGCGAG GATCCAGGAAGTGGCAGAGCCCCTTTTAGAGAAGGAACTAGTCCCTGAAGAATCTGAGTCACTGATTGCAGAAGCTGGTCCTCCACACTCGG AAGAGATCCCAACTACAGAACTGCTTCCACCTGGGATGCCCCGCCCTTTGGGGCCTCCAGTTCATGTCCCCAGCAGCCCTGAA TTGATTCTCCCCGAGCTGTCCGCATCACCTCAGCCTCCACCCTCCCGCCGCCGGCCCCGGTTGCAGCTGTACGATGAGGAGACCCAGATTACTCGAGAGGAATTCCAAAAACAAGTTCTACAGACCCAGGCCCACACCAGGGCTTGT CCAATGGTCCAGCCTTCCAGTCAGATGAAGAGTCCATCAGAGCTGTTAAGAACTCCAGTTTACC CTGGATGGCTACACCCAGAACTACTTAGTCTCTGGACTCGCTGTGCCCGGGTCCCCCCAAAGGAGCTCCAATATCGGCCACCCCAAGAGCCCGAGTCTCTAATTGAGCAGTTAGAGGAAAGGCGAAAGGCTGAGACTATCAGTGAAATTGAG ATTCTTCGAGATATCCAAGAGCCCAGTGGTCCCCTACTACCGTCTTCAG AACTCTCCTTGGAGACTACTGAGGAAGAACGATCCCGTCTCAGTTTCATTCCTCCTGAAGAGAGATG GGGCTTAGGTGAGGTGGAAGTGGAGGCGCCTGTGCTGCCTGTGGTCCCTGAACTACCAGAAGTGCCTGAACTCCCCTTGCAGCTGGCCCCAGATGCGCAACTTCTCTCTCCAGAGGCCTTGCAAAA GGTTATCACAGTGGAGTTACAGGCTTCTGGACAAATAGACTTCAACAACCTCATTCCTCCCTTTGCCCCTCGTTTGGTAGCTGCTAGGGCCTTCTACTTGCTTCTTG TGCTGTCTACGCAGCAAGTTGTGTATGTGGAGCAAGAGGAGCCCTATGGCAGCCTCCTCATCCGGCCAGGGCCTGGGAACCACCGCCATTAG